The following proteins are encoded in a genomic region of [Limnothrix rosea] IAM M-220:
- a CDS encoding NupC/NupG family nucleoside CNT transporter, with the protein MNPLLNLISFLGIFGLCGVAWLGSENKKIVPWKIIGVGVGMQLVIGFFVFTVPITQQFIVFLNDLLNSFIAAAEEGSRFMFGAVLVPPAPTGGAGISPAAQWLVNTLGSSYVPGASPALGGANLNLGYVFAFRALPLIIFFSALVGLLYRLGILPFIISIFAKFFRKIMGISGAEALSGSANIFVGIESAIAVKPFLPEMTRSELCAILTSCFGSIASTVLGLYAGFLLPVFPSITGHLMSASVLTIPACFVISKILVPETGEPVTMGGVPKEEEDPDKPKQSIMDSIILGALDGVKMAVGIAAVLIAIVSLVKLLDSSFAGLASLQTSENAIYALIGNLFENISLNNIFGVLFLPLTFLTGVSLDPSELWQASVLIGQRVLQTSIPPYLQLASLAREGALSDRTLLIVSYVLCGFAHVPSYGIFVGGLANLAPSRRSEIGSLGWKALWGATLATLMTGCIAGIFFFGGDNTAILGR; encoded by the coding sequence ATGAATCCTCTGTTAAATCTGATTTCCTTTCTCGGAATATTCGGGCTGTGCGGTGTCGCGTGGCTCGGCTCAGAAAACAAAAAAATTGTCCCTTGGAAAATCATTGGCGTTGGCGTTGGGATGCAGTTGGTTATAGGCTTTTTTGTCTTTACCGTGCCCATCACCCAGCAGTTTATTGTTTTCCTCAATGATCTCCTAAATTCTTTTATCGCCGCCGCGGAAGAAGGCAGTCGCTTCATGTTTGGTGCGGTGTTGGTTCCTCCTGCTCCCACTGGTGGTGCTGGTATTAGTCCGGCAGCTCAATGGCTCGTGAATACCCTTGGTTCGTCCTATGTTCCCGGTGCAAGTCCTGCTTTGGGTGGCGCGAATCTTAATCTCGGTTATGTCTTTGCGTTTCGGGCATTACCGCTGATTATCTTTTTCTCGGCCTTAGTCGGTTTACTGTATCGGCTGGGTATTCTGCCTTTCATCATCAGCATCTTCGCCAAATTTTTCCGGAAGATTATGGGCATTAGTGGCGCTGAAGCCCTATCTGGTTCGGCCAATATTTTTGTCGGTATCGAGTCGGCGATCGCCGTCAAGCCATTCTTGCCAGAGATGACTCGCAGCGAACTGTGCGCCATTTTAACCAGTTGCTTCGGCTCCATCGCTTCAACCGTATTGGGACTTTACGCAGGATTTTTGTTACCCGTCTTTCCGAGCATTACCGGACACCTTATGTCGGCCTCGGTTTTGACTATTCCCGCGTGCTTTGTCATCTCAAAAATCCTCGTCCCAGAAACCGGCGAACCCGTCACCATGGGCGGCGTTCCCAAGGAAGAGGAAGACCCCGACAAACCCAAACAAAGCATTATGGATAGCATTATTCTTGGTGCTTTAGACGGTGTGAAAATGGCTGTCGGTATTGCCGCTGTGCTCATTGCGATCGTCAGTTTAGTGAAGCTGCTGGATAGTTCCTTTGCTGGCCTTGCGAGTCTACAAACCAGTGAAAACGCCATTTATGCTTTGATTGGTAATCTTTTTGAGAATATTAGTCTTAATAATATTTTCGGTGTATTATTCCTCCCCCTTACCTTTCTCACGGGTGTTTCCCTTGACCCCAGCGAACTATGGCAAGCTTCCGTTTTAATTGGCCAGCGAGTATTGCAAACATCTATTCCCCCCTATCTCCAGCTCGCTAGTTTGGCGCGGGAAGGTGCACTTAGCGATCGCACCCTTTTGATCGTGAGCTACGTTCTCTGTGGATTTGCCCATGTGCCGTCCTACGGCATTTTCGTTGGTGGACTTGCTAATCTTGCTCCCTCGCGCCGCAGTGAAATTGGTTCTTTGGGTTGGAAAGCGTTGTGGGGGGCAACCCTTGCCACTCTGATGACAGGCTGTATTGCCGGGATTTTCTTCTTTGGTGGTGACAACACAGCAATTTTAGGTCGGTAA